The genomic region ATTACAAATTGCCCGTAACATCAAGTAAAGGGTAAAGAGCAGATCGATTATTGGAACTTGGAAATTTATAATTTTGGGGACAGAATAAAGTGTGACTGTGACATAAAACAACGTTTGCTTCATTGCAGTGGCAAATAAAGTTGCGTTGGATGCAAGATACATTACTCATACTATTCCACCGCTATCATAAGAAACAAGATTTCTGTGAACCAAGCTATATTTATTGCAtaattttgatcttcaaattgcatcattttcataagTAACATGCTTAATAATTGTATACGGACACAGCAAGTGCAAATTATTCATTCATATCAGTTTGTTGTTTCATCTTTTGTAGCTTTCTTTAAATGCAGAGAAAACCACCTCACAGAAACTTCAACAACCACGTGTTTAGTTTCACATGGCGGCGCTCATAATTAATGATACATTGTATTAGATCAATCTATCTTGAAAGAATCAATATATCAATGATATATTAGAGAGTTTAACTAATATAAAAAAGTATTAAAATTATTCTTAGTGAACAATTTCAAACtttttaataaaaacataataaatatgaatttagtaaaaaaaatttaattttcatgcactattaaaataattttatacaaacAACTaattagatattattttatttgtaaAAANNNNNNNNNNNNNNNNNNNNNNNNNNNNNNNNNNNNNNNNNNNNNNNNNNNNNNNNNNNNNNNNNNNNNNNNNNNNNNNNNNNNNNNNNNNNNNNNNNNNNNNNNNNNNNNNNNNNNNNNNNNNNNNNNNNNNNNNNNNNNNNNNNNNNNNNNNNNNNNNNNNNNNNNNNNNNNNNNNNNNNNNNNNNNNNNNNNNNNNNNNNNNNNNNNNNNNNNNNNNNNNNNNNNNNNNNNNNNNNNNNNNNNNNNNNNNNNNNNNNNNNNNNNNNNNNNNNNNNNNNNNNNNNNNNNNNNNNNNNNNNNNNNNNNNNNNNNNNNNNNNNNNNNNNNNNNNNNNNNNNNNNNNNNNNNNNNNNNNNNNNNNNNNNNNNNNNNNNNNNNNNNNNNNNNNNNNNNNNNNNNNNNNNNNNNNNNNNNNNNNNNNNNNNNNNNNNNNNNNNNNNNNNNNNNNNNNNNNNNNNNNNNNNNNNNNNNNNNNNNNNNNNNNNNNNNNNNNACATATATTATCggtatattaaaatttaaattgtcAAAATGGACTTATATATAAACAATATGATAAAAATACTAATGAAATAAACCTATTTTGACAACTTAATCATGTGAGAAATAAGATGTTAGATTTGAGTTGTCGATCTTCAAATATATATAGACAATAGACAACTTAATCATGTGAGATATATAGATGTTAGATGTGAGTTGTTGATGATTACTAATGAAATAAGCACATTTTGGCAACTTAATCATGTGAGATATAAGATGTTAGATGTGAGTTGTTCATCTCCAAATATATATAGATAATATGACGGAATTACTAATGAAATAAGTCCATTTTAGCAACTTAAATCAAAATTCAGACATGAGAATTCGGTATAAATTCGgattataaaccataaaaggaCACTCAAAAAAAAATTCCCGAAATTTTATTATTTGATACATTTAAACTACTCATTCTACAACAATCTAAGAAAATAACAGGTTGGAGTATCCATTACTAAATTTACTATATGTATACAAGAAAATTATGAGACTTTGGGATTTGGAAACAAAATGCAATTGATGTATAAAGAGATGATTTTCATTCTCATTTGCAACTGTTACAGGTAATGAAATTTGTAAAACAGAGGAATCTTCTGTGTTTGCTGAAACTATGAAGAAAAAACATGTAGAAACAGTAATGATACAGGAAGTGTGTATGATCACATGGAAATCGTTACCACCATTGATGAACAAGAACACCACTTTGTCTAAGAGAAGTGAATAGCTGCAAGCATTGATCATATGTTTTCTCATACTTTGGACTCCTTTGTCCAGGGCAACACCTCTGCCACCTATTGTAATGGCACTCAAGAAAAATCTCATCAACCAAACATATGGCACCGGTTTCAAACAACCTTGGAATAAGATCAAACTCAGTACCCTCAACGTCCATCTTCATAACAACAAAATCATTCTCCGAAACCGTGTTCTTCAGCCAATCGGCAAAATCAAAGCCTTGAATCCTCTCAATCTCACCACCATCGAACCCACCGGGATTCTTCACCGGTTGAATCCTTCCCATCCCTCTTCCTTTCGCAGCTGCAACCTTCTCCTTGTCGCCAGGATCGCCATTAATCTCAAATGTCAAGGTCTCATTCTTCACCCAAGCAGCATATGGAAGCAATGTGATCCCTTTCTTCAACTCATACTCCTTGTGAAAATGCTTATCTGCTTCAATTGCATACACATGGAAGGTCTTGTTCTGTTTCGGATACTGCTTTCTAAACCAGCTCCCAATGCTAGAGCCATAGCTTCTAGCTCCAACATCAACATACACATACCTATTCTTGAAACTAATATCAACCATTGAAGGAAGGTACTTTATGTTCTTCACATTCCTCTTGAGAGTGATCCATGGTTTCAATGGTTCCTCTTCAATCAAAGGCTCAGCATGGTTAACCAATTCTTGCTTGTACCCAGGAACATAGCATTTTCCGTTAGAACTGGAACCTGATTTGGGATCAGAACTAACCCTAGCACCTTCTTTTCTCAGAACAAGTTCTCTAATGTGAGGCATTGATGAATCAAACCCTTCTATATCATGAGATTTTTCTACTTTGCAACAATTGAATAAATCGACAAATGAATTGAAGCTGTAAGTATCGTTTGCCTTTACATGGAAAACAGCAATACCTCCC from Arachis ipaensis cultivar K30076 chromosome B02, Araip1.1, whole genome shotgun sequence harbors:
- the LOC107625823 gene encoding uncharacterized protein LOC107625823; protein product: MEPALGKPGFFRNVMVRLLVFGVFVVIVRFAYVITVAGESCTVGDFCFFSIPQRVNLAVAGAGSGRGPLAARTIAVSSGETSKEWIGAVRFYSSVFQDLMAGGYLSPESKSLCVESPAGQDVVALREIGVVDAVGIAKKPSKPLVKSGEGKRIPFGEDSFDFIFSAAGGIERSSAPVEFAAEVGRTLRPGGIAVFHVKANDTYSFNSFVDLFNCCKVEKSHDIEGFDSSMPHIRELVLRKEGARVSSDPKSGSSSNGKCYVPGYKQELVNHAEPLIEEEPLKPWITLKRNVKNIKYLPSMVDISFKNRYVYVDVGARSYGSSIGSWFRKQYPKQNKTFHVYAIEADKHFHKEYELKKGITLLPYAAWVKNETLTFEINGDPGDKEKVAAAKGRGMGRIQPVKNPGGFDGGEIERIQGFDFADWLKNTVSENDFVVMKMDVEGTEFDLIPRLFETGAICLVDEIFLECHYNRWQRCCPGQRSPKYEKTYDQCLQLFTSLRQSGVLVHQWW